The Poecilia reticulata strain Guanapo linkage group LG10, Guppy_female_1.0+MT, whole genome shotgun sequence sequence CTTTCTTTGGATGTTGTGACGATGCTCACACGtcaattgtttttatctgaagatGTACAACATAGTTTTGGTCATTCACTTAAAATCCAGATTGCGGGAGAATATCCAACCACAGGACGGGtctgtgtgagtgtgaatgAAATCGACTATGAGGTTCtaaccaaagaataaaaaaaaaaagttcgcTCCTGTGATCACTATAACTCAATATCCTCTtgcttttaaaggaaaataaagagcTAGACCTGAAAGAGCAAAAACCCATCAACTTGTGACAATGGAAAGGAATCGCTCTTATTAAATGTACTTTGAGCTTACTTTAAAGTGTTAATCCTAAAAGCTCTGATTTCTGCAGATTCACACAGTGACGCTCGTCTCTCACATCTCACCCAGAACCTTGGAGCGCTACTGTCATTGGCAGCAGCTTGACATCAATCAGCCCCCCATAACTGGGATCacataaatcataaaatgtcCCACATAAGCAAgaatttctgtgtgtgtgtgtgcataacTTACTTTAATTACTTGATATTGGCTTTAATAACAGTGCTGGGCAGATTGCCGTCTGCCTGAGTCAACGGCTTACTTCTGGCCTTGGTTTTTGTCTCACTTCTCTCCACCTTAAATTAGCTTTCAGATTCTCGTGTGACACGCAGGCCTAATGTTTGTAATGGTGCAGCATCAGGAGGCGAGGTCATTTTTGTAGAGCAGCTCCTCAGTTTTAcgatgaattattaaaatatgtttgtgttcaAATCCAAGGCTTCGCAGCAGAACCCTGGAGGAGATTGTGAAGAAGCGCAGAACGCGTCTGTGTGAATAATCATATGTTAGCGTAAAGCTTAGAGAATGTTGCTCAACCAAGGTTTTTACCTCCACTTAACTCTAACTTTAAATCTTGTGGCCTTCGATGTACTCAAAGAAACGGAAACTCTTTACAAATAAGATTTTCGTTTAAAGTTGTAATATCTACTCGACAGGAAAATAGTAAATATACGATATGGCTTCATGTCTATAGCAATCGCTCTGCTTCTTTGAGCGTATATTGACACGTATAACATGTCTAACATCCTTTTTCATGTTTAGGATTTTGTACAGCGTTACTCTTTGACCTAAAGCAGAGGAGAATTAGGTTTGTACCCAACTTAGTCCTCTTCTTCCGTCCTCCAAGTTTTTATTACAGCGAAATTTTGCACGAACAATACTTTTCTGTAcagttcaaaagaaaattagcCTGCGGGGAAGACGTGTCTCTCTCGCAGATTCTCCAGCACCAGGggacaaaatgtgctttttgtcaaccggagaacaaaaaacataaagtcctttgttctgcagtttttgttccTAGAGAAGAGGGTCAAGCAGCACATCCAGGGCCTCCCTGCACAGCCAGAAGTCAAGCTGTGTCTCCtacttgttaaaaaaatcaaaataatcttACAAGTAGTAGACTCGGGTTCACCCTGGGGAGCCTGTCTAAAAACAGTGAAGAGAAAAAGTCTTGCCAAGTTGGaccctgttttgttttcagagctgcATTAGTCCTTTATGGCATATACTGGTGCCAGAGACGTGACTTTGGTCCATGTTCAGATGACAACAGCAccatgcagctgcagcagatttgTTGTCTGCATATCCATGCAGTGATTCGCTCATTCAACTACAAGGTGCTATATTGTCTGTGGATCTGATGACTGTGGATGGAGGCCAGTGGAGCACAGTGAGCTCATTGTCGTGTTtaagaaaatagttttctgttatttaagcTTTGTGCATTACCCTGCTATAGGTAGCTATCAGAATATGTTTACAGTATAGTTTACATAGACACAAATGAATGGTGACTATAGACAGGCTGTAGTCTTTTTGCAATGCTTAGTTGGGGGCCCAGAATGTGGAAAGAACATTTTCTATACACCATTTCACCATCACTTGCCTGCATGGTTGATACGAGGCAGGATGaattttgtgtgtaaatatctcaCACACAATAGCATATTGGCAgctttagaaatgtaaaaaaactaaataataataataataataataataataataataataataataataataataataataataaacctgTTTTATAAGAAGCAGCATAATAACATTGAAATACAATCATATTTAACAGTAGTTTTAATGTGGATATACAAGTGTGTTGTCAAGAGaaatattattttccataacGCTGACTTAATTTAACAATTTGTAGAAAatctttgagtttttctgtttgagatTTAGGAGCACACCGACGCCCCTAGCGTTGATAGGGCAGTACTGCTGTTTAGAAAAGTGATTTCAACATCTCGGTTGCGTCGTGGAGGACGTCCTGGGATTAGCACACCGCGTGCAAGTAGCTTCTTGCATTACTTCCTGCACGTTGCTAATACATAATGGGCAGCTTTCCTGATAAAGCTGGAATTATCAGGCGAGAAGGGTCGAGAGTCAACAGCTGGAAAGTCAAAGAAGTCCTTctaaattttattgtttataacaATGTTTGTRTTTTAGACTTTTTGGAGAAGAATAGCAGCTTGGCAATAATGTCTAAGTGTTTTTGGGTCAGACATGGAACTTTTAGTTAGaagcttttaaatgtgttattgaGAAGTAAACAGTAGAAAGTGTGATTTACAGTCAATTAACTCTTCACAAAACAGTTCCATATAGTTAAACTCTAGCATTCCAGCTTTTAAAAGATTGTATATTAAGTGTGCTAGTATACTGACAATTTGTTAAGTAAATATGTAGAGCTATGATTGATAAGTGCTGCTATTTATTGCTGGTCATTATGCCTTTTTGTTGTTAGGTGCTGCTGTCCCAGTAAGGAGAATGCAGACCGTCAAGTGTGTGATGGTGGGTGATGGGGGAGTGGGTAAAACCTTCCTCCTCGTCGCTTACTCGACCAGtgtttttaagaataaatacCTTTCTGCACTGTTCGACAATTACACTGGTGACATAAGCGTCGACGGGGACGCGGTGACCCTCACTCTGTGGGACATGGAGGGCCGTGAGGGATATGAGCAGCTGCGTCCCCTCGCCTATGCTCAGGCAGATGTTTTCATAGTCTGCTTCTCTATTGGCAGCCCTTCCTCTTAYGCCAACGTCACGCTCAAGTGGAAACCCGAAGTGYCTCAGCTTTGCCCCAAAGTGCCAATCCTACTSCTGGGCACMAAGTCGGACCTGAGAGGCGATGAAGAAACGGTGAAGGAGCTAAAGGAGCAGGGTTTGGCGCCCACCACCCATCAGCAGGGGGACATCCTGGCCGAGCAGATCGGGGCYGTTAAGTACATGGAGTTTTCTGCTCCgcagcaggaaaacatgagGGAGGTGTTTGAGGAAGCTGCGAGGGTGGTGTTGTTTCCAGCCCCTGAAAAGAATTGTATAAAGTGTGTGCTGCTGTAATAAAGAGTTCCCAGATTTGGACAATGGAGAGGAGCAAAGAAGATCAACAGATACAAAGGSACGCAGAGGAACAAAGGAGGTTATCTGGCGTCTTCCTCACTTGGCTTTCTCCTGTGTTCCTCCTTTCTTCCTTATTCATCTCTTGTGGTGCAGctaaggacagaaaaaaatgcatcagaGCACAYGTCATGTATTAATTTGCTCttggctttgtttttaaatcgttttacattttcagtatgCATTTTACACTAAAGTATTACGTCATAAACAAATTACAATACCATATATTTGAATTAGAAAGAGACAAAGATACCATATTTTTCAACTTGTTCAgattttgagaacaaaagacctCAGTGTTTTATTGAGGTTTTACGTGAACACAGGGTACAGTGGATGGATAATGatgccaggtttttttttcgGTCTCTCTTTTTAGaatgaaaaatctaaaaggtTCGGCCTACATATGTATGAACGTAGCAGGGAAGTGTTTTGAGGCATATTTCGAAGAGATTTGCAAGAGAGACCAacatttttgcccattcttcaTTGCAAAATATCTCGAGCTCAGTTGGGTTGAATGGACAGTGATTTTCAATTCTTGCGCAGGATTTGTAATCAAACgtaagtctggactttaactgggtcATTCCCACACCAAAACAGGCTTTGCTATAAAACCATTCCACTGCCTGTGTGATTTGAGGCATTGTTCATCTTTTTTACTCTCAGTTCTTTTCCAGCTTCTGACAGGTTTTCTTCtgggttttctgtttatttaacatcatccattttcctgtcaactctgaccagcttctctgctAAAGCCCAATGAGAGAGTCCCTTCAGTATGATAATGCCACCATTATCTTTGATGGTGGCATTCAGTGTCAGTAATCCTACGTATGGACTGTAAAGTTGGTAGCAGGATTGTATTTAGCAGCATCAGAGTACAAAggctggataaaaaaaaaacccaatagaataaatgtttttatttatgtgaacatatatacatattttatatYcttttcatttcacttcactGCTTTGTAAGTTTATCCCAAAATACCATTACTCTCTATTTCGGTTTCTTTTTGaaagatgagaaaatgtgaaaaagtttaatggATATGAWTGCTTTTGCCAGGCGCTGCAGTTGCACAACGCCAGTTTGCAAATACTGGAGCAATGAAGTTATACGGAGGTGAAAGACGACACTGAGTCACATGGTTGATGTAAGGCAAAAAGAAATCCCCCAAGTAAAGTACTCTTGACGTTCTTTGGGACATGTTTACGGTCTGGTGTGTTTGTGATTCTCAGTTACAGCATGTGAACACTAGATGGAAACATCCTGCTGGTGCAGCCTCGTACTGTCCTGCACGAGAACCATTTTTCAAARCcccttacatttttttttctctacctCCATACATTTAATGGTCGAGTCAATGGTCTATACCCTCCTAAGAGCCATTATTCAGCTAGGCAGACACCCACAAGTGGAATCCATTTGAGGCGCTTAGAAAGTCAGCATTCCCTTGCTTactcagaaatatttctttgaCCTTTATGGGTGGAGGCTTTGACAAACGACAGGCGAGTTGAGCTTCAGCCAAAGGCTCATTACAACGTTGCTGTAGCGAGATTCAGAACGCATTTCCTCCTGCAGTCGCTCTCTGAATGAGGACAACACTGGCAGCGTGTTTACAGCTTGCCTGTATTAGtgggaaaataaattgttttagcGAACTCTGCCAAGTGTTACTTTGTAAAAACCTCCACTCTGGCCTGACTCAACTAAGTAGGATGAGAAAGGCTGAGTCCTCTGCAGTGGGCTAAAGAAGGGCGGGTCACTCATTCGTAGGTCCATCAATGTGACCAGTTTTTAGTGAACTGGCTTTAAGATAAGCTGTTTGCTTTGCAGCCATTAGTTTCCCTCCAGAAAGGATGTTTCTGGAGGGAAAACAGCAGTGGGAGCCAGAATGTTGTGGCACTTGTGATTATATCCTATTGTGATTTTAAGACAAGGTTACAGCTGCAAGAGTTTGCACTTGCACAGGTAGCAGTGAGGAGGCAAGAAATcagcagaaatgagaaaatcctatttatttttcacttattAACTAAAATGCATTTAACAGCGATTTGGCCTAAAAtaggggtctgcaacctttacCATTCAAAGAGCCATTTCTGCCCCcagtccagctaaataaaactcatttagaACCACAAGAGTTACATGACCTTTtgataaaagacattttataattttttgatgtaaaaaaaaaaagttaaatttccTATCTACTataggaaatgtatttttaaagaacctccattttatttctatttttgggTGTTCATATACAGAAAAAGACTTTCATGAGATGTTGGTATTGGCAAAGAAAAGCACATTGTTTTCAACCTAATGATAAGATAATTAGATATAAGAATGTGATTGGTACAATTACATTATTCAAAGAAAGAGCTGTAAATTTGATAAaagctggatttgttttttcttagtctagtattagttgtttttttgttctcatctgCAGCCAAAGTTATTAAGAGCCACTTGTGGCTCCAGAGCCGCAGGTTGCACACCCCCGGactaaacaaacacagagcaaGATAGACAAGCTGGTGACTCTGcaaccaaaatatgaaaagtaaaTGCTTAGTTATATACATATAGGGAGATAATATTGGTAGGTATTCTcttaacacaataaaaaaaaaaagcactgtaGTTCAACATTTGCTCAAAAGGCTCCTGCTGATTTAGATGGAAAGGCGTTAGGACTGCAAAGCATTGCAGTTTTAGCAGCAGGTTGGAAATAAATGGTTTAACAATGTTTTGTGAAACACGGCAATGCAATCGCCTGACAGTGAAGTTCTTACACATCATATTCCAGAAATCCatatgcaatttttattttttttcccagaatgaCAGGAGCTTTGCTTTGAGTTTGGACATGACAGCCatgcaaatcaaaataaattagagACATGATACAAATTAAGCCAACTCAATCACAAACTTCACATGAATGATCAGAGTTTAGTCATCCTGCCAAACTCTACCGCTTGAAAAACCCAGCACAAAACTGATAAACAACACAGACGGCACTCCACACTCGCACACGTCTTTTTGGCTGACGCTAAACAGGATTCGTTTTCTGTTTACAGTGCGCTTCCAGTGATGTAAGTTTAGATGATTTCACACACAGTCGCACTGCAGCCTCTGCCTTTGAATGCCAGAGCTGGAGGTGAAATTCGTAGAAATGTGCAGCTGAGGGGAGGCTGGATAAGCCTTTCTGTGAATCATCTGCGTGGAGCGCGTGGGAGTGATGGCCTCCGTTGGGACCTTGCTCTCAGCTCTTTCTCCCCTCTCCTTCTCGTTGCTCTCGCTGTGGGTTTGATGATGCTCTGGATAAAACGAGAAGAGCCGGGCAGCACTCGCTCGGCATAGGAGCTGCGGAgagtcttcttcttctccttcttcgcCTTCTCCTTGACTGCGAGATGAAAACCCTCCAATCTAATAGGCAGCCCGCAGCCACAGCGAGGCTGAGAAAGCTGAAGTTCGGCATCCCAATCAAACTGTTCCAGCTCAGAGAGATGGAAAATAAGACTGTAAAGAAACACGGAGGGGAAAGAAGGCTGATGGCTGTGTTTGTAACAAATCAGGGCTTGAAGTGAAGGAGAAAGTSTTGTCCAAGGACAGTGATGGAAAGACGGTAAATAGGATGAAGGAAAGACTGGGAAGACGAGGCCTGGGGGGCTGGATTGAATTTAAATTCTACCAATGGGTGTAGGTTGAAGGACGGAAAGTCTGACACGGAGATAAAAACTGCAAGGCGTCCAGGAGTCATCCTTTTCCCCACTGGGAAGCAACACTTTCTTGCAGCTGGAACATGGAGGGCTATTTTTATCCGTGTGGTAAAACAATGGAAGATGGTTGTTAGCAAGAGCAAATTGTCAAAGTCCAGTCRAAGGCAATTACAAAACCTAAACCRCCAATAAATCTACAATCCACAATATCTGCATTTATGCTACTGTGAAATTTAAGGAAAACATTTGGTCCTATTTACTTAGGTAATTTCTTAGAATGAAACCTGTTCATTTCCATTGATGAATATACTGAAGTCATGAACTGTATCTGTTTAAATATTCTCTGTAAGACGGGATAATATGTCACAAAGTGTGTATTATCAGTGCTATGTCAGTTTGTAAAtgttagataaaaaaatagtaatttaaTAATACATGACTGCACATTTTAACttctttaaatattgttttaatggAGAAGCACAGCAACCTTCTGGTGCATTTGTAGTTATTGGTAGTGGCTGTAAATGATGTGGACCAAGCTATGACTAYAGGTCAAACTAGACATCATCAAGGTTTTTGGTcttgtataaataaatttcataAAGGGAGAACTGGGTGTATTACCAATCAAAGCTACTATCTGTaaatttgtcaaaaagaaaatatagatttttattttaggtgcCAGCTCAATYCCTTTACCTCTTTACCCCAAATAACTAAAAGGACTTGAATGTTACTCCAAACTTCAATGGGCAAAGCGTAAGAAAAGAATTTGGAAAAGCTAAYGAATAGGACTCAGTGTTAGTTAAAACAATTAMAGGACAAACACTGGATCTTCAGAAAATACTTTGGCATGTATATCTTTGTGCACCATCAGTCTGTTGGAGAAATCATACCAATCAGTTTAAATAAGAAGACATTTTCAGGAGATTTGTTTTTKCAGTTGATAGTCTTCTTTGTTAGAAGACATGTCTGACTGTAGARCTACACAAARCTTTAGTTGCCAATACAACGATGCTGCAATTACTGTAATGTTAgggtgtttattttaaatcatgcCTCCGTTGACTGAATCTRCCATCTTAAAAGCTGACTTTAACCAGGAGTGGAGACACACGAGCTTGAAGTCGTCTCTCTTGCTCCCAGAAAAGTAATTGCGATGGGAGAGTGTTTTATGTRTTTTTGTGGAAATTCTAAAACTTTTACAACRAATGGGAATTAACAGTCGACTCRAGGCTACCAGCTCACTGTGCTGGTTGAATAAAGACCRTGATGTGCCGGGACCGGAGAGGGCAGGAGACGACKGAGCCRAGCGCAGCTTGGAGCTGACCTGTTGAAACAACTGCAGCAAAGTGCTTTCCTGCTAATATTCGCCCCTTCGAGAAGAAGATGAGTCATTTACAGCAGGAAGTGCACATATGCAGCATGTACACACACAGGCAAGAGACTGATGGRgattttttatttttatttttggacatcTCCAAATKAACTTCCCTGCATTGAGGCAGACAGACCATCAGTGCTGATAAAGTGGCAATACCTACATGCTGATGCTGTGGCGCATTTCTGAATGAATTTCCAAAGCGGTAATAGAATGAGTAGAGACTACAGTTGCTGTTTGCTCAGTGGAGAAGTTGGAAACCATTTAGTCTGAATGCAGACTTTGCTGACGTGGCTCTCGTGTCTTAAATAAGCTGCTTTGCCTTTTCTGCATGAAGACAGGTGACAGATGTTGTCCTCTGCAAAGAACTGCTTGTTCTTTCACTGAAGGAAGACACTGCTTTGTSTCTTATTGTTTGCAGATGAGAACCGCAATATTGTTGTATAGTTaatctgtgtttatttgtttcttggGTTTAGCCATACTTTGTCACAGTTAAATTTATGTTTCCTGATCACCTGCTAGTGTTAACTCGTCCTTGCTCCCATTTTCCATCTCTCTCGCTCCCTAAACTTGCCTTTTTATTTCCCCTCACAGCTGCAACCTGTTAGTTAATTAGTCCATTGATCTAGTAATCCAAGTATTTAATCTCCTCTCCTTCATTCACTCCCACCTACCTACATGCAACCCAGTCCCTGTTTGTTCCCTGCTCCCTCTCACTGTAAGCTCCTTGTTTTGGTAAGTTAAAAATCACCCTTTACTTTCTGCCCCTACATTTTGTACTGCATTTTCAATTTACYGACATGGCAGAAATAGCATGcaatatttgctaaatgctgaaATTRTGAGCAGgagaatctttttttaaagcaattttagGTACAGTAAGGATaatatgtccatccatccatcttcttacaccctaGTGGGTtcaggagggctgctggtgcctatctccagctaacgttccaggtgagaggcaggggtcactctggacaggttgccagtctgtcacagggcaacacagagacacacaggacaMACAACCatgcaaacacactcacacctaggggcaatttagagagaccaatttacctgacagtcatgtttttggactgtgggaggaaacYggagtacccggagaaaacccacgcatgcacagggagaacatgcaaacccagggccgggaattgaacccagatccttcttgctgcaaggcaacagctctaccaactgcgccactgtgcagcccggatAATATGTCTTTGAAYGATTTAGAAAAACCTAAATTGTGATCTGACCTTGCGCATTTCTGAATGGATGCACgcttgcagttgttttttttttttttgttaatatctTAATAAAAGatggaacaataaaaaaaagacaattttgaaCCTCCACAAGTCCGGCTCCTCCTGAATAAAATGTYCTGAAGTCTGAATGCgctctttttctgtttaagcAATCGCAAGTATAAACAGCATGTGGAGATGCTTGCTTGACCTTGTGAAAACGCTGAATGTGTTATTACCCAAATTGAAATTAGTCCTGTAAACATGGGCGTTTGCCGCCACTCACACGGCAATTATTTCCAGAACAACATAAAAGGCTAGACTGCAGTTAGCGATTGCAATCAGGGACAACAACTGTTAGTTACGGAGACGTGTCTTGTGATCTGATGAAGCTAAAATTGTTTCTCCAATTACATATGGAGAAAACAGGGAGAAGCTTGCAGGTCTCAGAACATCACCAGAGAAGACGGTGCCATGAAAATGAAGCATTATGTATTGAAGTGGTTTCCATCCACACAGTGATGCTAAGCATACTGTAAAGTTAGTCGCAGAATGGATTAAGGACGACAAAGTCAATGTCTTGGAGATAGTTTGTGAGCAGAGGTGAAACGTTGGAATCCCtacaatataataaataatatgacTAGTTGACAGTTTAAAAGGTAATTCTACCAAATATTAAGGAAATTTGTGTTAACTTCTGAATTTCaagaaagaacaacaacaacaaaaWAAAACactgtcataaaaatgttgGGACTTTTCTGGCTAAGTTTTGTAATCCCCAACTAGCTAAATATTAAGGAACTGAAKGGARGCAGTAATAACGGCTCCCTAACAATTTAGTATTCTTCACATTCATGTCCTCCACGCTAGTTCAGACTCACTGcgtgtttaattatttaaaaaatccatacatttcctttaaatcattttagtttttttatttatttatttatctgaatcCGAGGATAACTTCCCACTGCATAATCTTCAGACTCAAaggtttgttgattttattttcctgctacTCGCatacctgaaaacaaaaagcacacacCAAATGTGAACCTTGAAGTGTTGAGCTATTCTGAGAGAGATAAGCGAGGGGCTGAGAACAGAGGGAAGAAAAGAACAGACACTGGTGCTGAAGTATTAATTATGTTGGTTTGCAGCTCGGAGGTTTGGAAACTGCGGCCTTTGAATGGCAAAACTAACAGCTTGAGCACTTctgagaaaaagcaaaacaaaaaagaatgaaaacccGGGCTGAAATCGGACTGTCTCGTGCTCTGCGGCCGCCCGTCATTGATGCGCAGTCCTTCTGATGCCACGAGGGTCTGTTAGCAACGCCGTCATTCACTGGTGTCTGATGCTCTCACCGCGTTTTTGAGGGCGGACCAGATGGCTGGAGGCGCTGGAGAGAGTCAACCCTGACACTTCTCGGCAACGCAGCTCACACCACTGCAAAGGAGTCGGGAGGTGAGGTGAGAGAAAGGATAAGTGTCGCGAAACATGCCGTCGGTAARATGACAGTGAGTGGTATCGACAGCATGTGTTTTAGCTGAGGCCGCCTAAAGCAAGCTGCAGCTTTTAATGCTCTGTCTGAGCTGTCATAACACTGGAAAAAACAATGGACCGTTAAACTAAATGCTTTTAATTCTAAACAAGCGCCCCTCTTACAATTATgtctcattttccttccaccacCATTGTCAGCATCTGTGTCAACTATCCGCTGGCAAGAGCCTGGGACCTTTTCAGTGCTTGTCAGCGAACGAAAGGTCACTCCTGCTTGTTGCTGACCTGGACATTACAGATTTGAAGCATTGCAAACCTCAGGAGGGTTACTTCAGCAACACATCGGACCTGTTTAGACTCGAGCTGGTGCTTCTTTTTGACACGTCTACTATAACTGGCTGtggcttttatgttttattgtgcgtgtgttttttttttttttttcttctttttttttcatttcaggacAGAACATCCCGTGCTGCCTGAGAAAGTTACTGCTCTCCTGCAGCACTGGGTCTGCTTTGATCTTAGACACCTCATCTTCGAGGAGCAGATTTTACCGTTCTGCTCATATCAAAGTAGATTGTGAAGCTTAACCAGGTGGAAAATGATCACAAGAGGAGAGGGgagcaattttttattttttgtgactgACTCTTTTTACTACTTAACCGCGTTCCCTCAAGTCCTCGAGTCCACAGTCCAAttcctttgttttcatctgtcGTAGTTAATGAGGATGAACTCTGTCGGAGCTTAAAGTCAAGCCACGGCGAGTCCAAACTGTGTCTTCTTGTCCCACGTGAGAAAGAGTGGGAGCAGATCAGACATGAGTGCATGTTTGACTTGTTTTGTGGGCCGCTGAGAGGTCAACATGTGCAGCTGAGCTTGTCTTTAGCAACCGACGTCACTGGTGCAGAAACTGTTATACTTGGCCCGCAAAACATAAACTTCATACTCCGACTTCCGTTCAGGATGGGAGAATTCTGGCAAGGAAAAAACGGGcgtaatgaaatatttttagaagaCTGTGATTCTTTTTCTGAAAGCCTCGGAGAGACGAAGGCATTTACGCCTGGCTCTGAGCACGGTTTTCCAGACACGTCCAAACGGAGCATTTCATTCTGAGATCTTCTGGGAATACGGATGAGCCATAAAACTTTCGAAAGAAGGCCTGCACGCCTCACGTTTTTTGGCCATTCCCGTCAAAATCAATGTGAGGTGAAAAAGAAGCTGAATATCCAGCTACCTTATTCCCTCCAGACAATTTGGTCAGAAAAGTTTTCTATCTAAAGAGACGCAGCAGATAACGAGTCACAGACTTGCAGCGTTTCACTCCTCCTGCACCAGCGTCTAGCGACAGCAGACGGCTGCATTATTCCATTGACTTGGCAGCAATCCTTCATACTGAGCATGAAAGTATCCACAAGTTTTGggattaacataaaaaaaagaacaatttaaaaaaaccttgaaaaacaCAATGTAATTGTGACTGTAAAGGAACTACAACTGTGCATAACCATTCGAACCATAAAACTGCCCGAATGTTAAACTACATCTGAGTCCTTATCTTGAAGCCTAAGTTTCATATTCAAAGAAACCTAGAAGACACAGATTTTTATCTCAACGACAGATTGGGTAAAATTATGTTTAGTGCCATCTTCTTTTTGCCAGAACAGTAACAATGCAAAAATCCTTTTGAAACTCAAAGTCATATGGACGTTGAAAATGTTAAACCAAAAACAGGTTTTCTCCTCCGTGtctaaatttgaacaaaaagcttttatttgaaataagttatgtgtatttgcttttgcttttgtaaaaagTTATTCTGGTTCACCTGTTATCTAAGTAGACACATAGagttgtttttcattgttgtgTATTCACAAACAGCTGTGTTTATCTAAAATctatttacatgtttatttttatgcctTTGATTACTATGTGTTTCATGTAGAGACGGGTAAAGCACTCCATACAAAAGAAAGCTCCATCCAAGCATATTATTAAAACTTCAACTGGAAGCAAATGCGccgtattaaaaaaaaaaaaaaaaaaaaaacattgtttgatACACAGACTTGATGTTTATCTCTTCCGCCGTTGCTTCCTTTGCACAAAATTGATTGAGATAAGCTGAAGTTGTTTGCATTTGTAATGCTTTCTTAGTTCTCTGCTCACACAtggagctgtgtgtgtgcgtgtgtgtgtgtgtgtgtgtgtgtgtgtgtgtgNNNNNNNNNNNNNNNNNNNNNNNNNNNNNNNNNNNNNNNN is a genomic window containing:
- the LOC103471173 gene encoding rho-related GTP-binding protein RhoG-like, producing the protein MQTVKCVMVGDGGVGKTFLLVAYSTSVFKNKYLSALFDNYTGDISVDGDAVTLTLWDMEGREGYEQLRPLAYAQADVFIVCFSIGSPSSYANVTLKWKPEVXQLCPKVPILLLGTKSDLRGDEETVKELKEQGLAPTTHQQGDILAEQIGAVKYMEFSAPQQENMREVFEEAARVVLFPAPEKNCIKCVLL